The proteins below come from a single Sander lucioperca isolate FBNREF2018 chromosome 20, SLUC_FBN_1.2, whole genome shotgun sequence genomic window:
- the phlda1 gene encoding pleckstrin homology-like domain family A member 1 produces the protein MLENGRKVFKEGLLEKRSDGLLQLWKKKHCVLTEDGVLLLPPKQHDQPQHGGGDTGKVKELHFANMKTVDCVERKGKYVYFTVVMLEGKEIDFRCPQDEGWNAEITLQMVQYKNRQAILAVKSTRQKQQLLVVQMPGQKTVRSSPNVA, from the coding sequence ATGCTGGAAAACGGGAGGAAGGTGTTCAAGGAAGGTCTGCTGGAGAAGCGAAGCGACGGGCTGCTGCAGCTCTGGAAGAAGAAGCACTGCGTCCTGACCGAGGACGgcgtgctgctgctgccgcctaAGCAGCACGACCAGCCGCAGCACGGCGGCGGTGACACGGGCAAAGTCAAGGAGCTGCACTTCGCCAACATGAAGACGGTGGACTGCGTGGAACGGAAGGGCAAGTACGTCTACTTCACGGTGGTCATGCTGGAAGGGAAGGAGATCGACTTCAGGTGCCCGCAGGACGAGGGCTGGAACGCGGAGATCACCCTGCAGATGGTCCAGTACAAGAACCGGCAGGCGATCCTGGCCGTCAAGTCCACCCGGCAGAAGCAGCAGCTGCTTGTCGTGCAGATGCCCGGTCAGAAGACGGTCCGCAGCTCGCCAAACGTTGCGTGA